AGCAACAAAACTAGCAAGCCTCCATGGCACGACTGCATCTCTGTTGTTCACTGCCTCTATGCAGCTTCTGGAGTCACCTTTTAACACCGCGTGCCTAAACTGCATTTGACTAGCCAGCTAGATGGCCAATAGGATAGCTTTGGCTTAGACAGGGATGTCGGTATCCACTTTCTTAGAAGATGCAACTACCTGTTCGAGACTTTTATATTCATTTGATAATAAATATCGCCTTAGACATAGAACATTAAAAAACAGGCTAGCTTTTTTAATTGATGAATTATTGTTTCACATAACTCATACTGACAATCAATATTTTGATAGACAATTGCCACTTTAGAGAAATTGCTTGAAATGTTATTCTTTGATAATTTTGTTCCTCTCCTCAAATGTCATtacaaaataaacatatgaagataatgaGCATTGAAAACCTTGATCCTATACAATTAGCCAAAAAGATGCAGCAATCTAAGCTTCATAGACTTTGCACTCCTCATCAGCTGGGTTTGCCTTGCAGAAGTCCTCTAATGGATCTCCGCTACCTGCAAAAGCTGAACCTGGCCACCTTAATGCTACCAAATGAGCCAAATCAACGACCCTTTGGCTGCAAACAAAACCAAAGTCAGGTCATAATCAAAGTTACACTGAACAAATAGTCTAGTATTGTTGGATTCTTTTACCTTCTATAAATGAGCACTTCTAAGTACTAACTAATAGAAAATCTAGTCAAAGAATGAATCCATATGATTCAGTATCCTCACCTGTATCCCCATTCATTGTCGTACCAGGCAACCACCTTGACCATATCATCACCCATGACCATTGTCAATGAAGAGTCAATGGTAGAAGAAACATCTGTGCACCGGAAGTCTACTGAAACAAGAGGGACATCACACACATCCAATATGCCCTTCAATGGCCCCTCAGCTGCTTTTCTGAAGGCTCCATTGACATCTTCTGCTGAAATGCCCTTCTTCGCAACGTTTATAACAAGGTCAACAACGGACACATTAGGTGTAGGCACACGGAGTGCAATGCCATTGAGCTTGCCCTTGAGCTGGGGTAGCACTAGAGACACGGCCTTGGCTGCACCAGTGCTTGTTGGGACTATGTTCAATGCTGCAGCCCTGGCTCGCCTCAAGTCTCTGTGTGAAGCATCCAAGAGCCTCTGAAGATACACAACGTAGGCTATAACTTTTACGTACCTTTATTTAGAATCATTATAACACTGAGTATTTTCATAgggattttttattattattgtaagagCACATTATTTGATCTCTTTAAATTGTTGGAATGGTATACTCAATGAAAACAAAATGAAGATATGACCCTACATGAGGAGAAAAAATCTGTGTTTGATGGTTACCTGGTCTCCAGTGTAGGAATGAGTGGTTGTCATGGTTCCCTTGACAATGCCTgcaaaataagaaataattagATGTATTTTCTCAAAGCCTCTCTGATgctgaaagaaaattgaagcaTGTGTTATGGCAAGCACAATTTCAGTCTCATATTCATGTGCACAAACGTTTAGTCCCAGAAGCCCTTATTTGATTTATGCTGCAAAATTTTATGAATCCTTACTGAATTCTTCATCCAAGACTTTCACAAAAGGAGCCAGGCAGTTAGTGGTACATGAAGCATTGCTGCAGAAGGAAAATATTTGACCACCATTTAGAATATACCATTATAAGAGGTAACATGTATAAGAAATTAAGTAGCTCAAGCACAGTCATAATTGTTTGGTTAGCATGTTAATTAGACTATATGGGAACACTGACCTAACAATATTAGCAACCTCGTGCGAGTAATCCTTTTCATTTACCCCAACAACATAGGTTGGAATGTCAACACCTTTTGCTGGAGCAGTGATGATAACTTTCTTGGCACCAGCTTGGATGTGTTTCCCAGCACCGGGACCATCGACAAACACTCCTGTTCCCTGTAGggaaaattaatcaataatCTTATAAGGTCTGTCCAAAATAGAGCCaacttgggattttttttttttttttttccatgaatCACAAAATTTCTTATGCTATCTTGCACTTGAGGAGACTCCGATAGTTGAAGAATGAAAGGACAGGACTTACCTCAATAACAATGTCAATGCCAAGTTCAGCCCAAGGGAGCTTGAGAGGGTCCCTGTTGGAGACAACCTTGATGGGCTTACCATCAACGGTTATGGTGGTGTTGTCTAGTATTTTCACATCTGCTTTGAATGTCCCCAGCATAGAGTCATACTTTAGCAGATGTGAAGCCTGTATTGGCAATGATCAATGAAACTTATTAACATCAACCAAGTTAAAAGCATGGTAATTCAGAGCTCATAAATAAAGTATCTTACATTCTTGACACCACCACTGTCATTGACAACGATAACATCAAGGGGTGAGTTTTTGCGCCCATGCCAGCATCTGAGGAAGTTCCTGCCAATACGTCCAAATCCATTGATTGCTACCTTCAGTTTGGCCACTGTTTCTCCCCTAATTGGAGCTGATCCTGTTGTCTAATTTCAGGAATATGAGCAAAGTAATTAGCAGTGACAATATTCAGTGAATACTTAAATAGTCATCTTAGAACCCCATAGCTATAAAGCTATAAAGCTATAAATTctgaaaattttaatgttttgttCTTTTCATTTGTGTATGTCTTGTACACCTCCCATGTAACCTTTTTTCTTCTTAGATAAatctaattatcaaaaaaaaaaaaaaattgaactgaAGGTTTTATTGGAAGTTACTGGCATATGCatacattctatttttttttttcccgaaaTTAAAAGCGttacattaaatttttaataaattttcatttgtgGCATGGCTATTCTAATTGATAATTGCtagtttgaaattgaaaattcgTTATGAAGTATAAAACTCTTCAGTGAAGGTCTTGAGTTAATAAGAGTGCCTCTTATGTTTAAGCTTTTGAAAAACATTAGTTTTTGTTAATGTTTTTGCAAATCACATAGAAGGTTTGGTTGTAAAACAAAGCAAGCTACCTGAAGTTGACACAAGATTAATTTGATAAGTGGCTACTGGCTAGTCAAGCAGCATATCCTTTGGCTCAACTTGATTTTGTTTTACACCCTTTGAAAAGCTGAATAAAAGCTTGCTAAAGCTTGAGGAGTGAACTCTTCAGTTACAGACTAGGAGGAACCATCTGTGTGGCTTATAAATTTGTTCAAGgcaaagttattatttttattgttttttttttctttcctcttttctctTCTAACAAAGTTGAGGCATGTTTGATATGTTTCAGATTTATCATTGGATTGCTAAAGCAAAACAACATATAATCTCTGTTATCCTCTTTTAACATATATCAATCCATACTTCCATAGTCTAGTCTATTTTACTCTTTAAAGAAATATCAATCCAAGAAGGAGGAGAAGATAACCTTGGGAGTAAGTTGGGCAGCCACAACATCAAAGAAGGATGCCCCTCTAGCATTCTTGGAGTAGGTCAAACATGTACTGGATCTTAGCCCAGAGAACTCAGCTACTTCCAGCCTCTGTACAACCAAAATGAATTAACAATCCCAATAAACAAGAAAGCCACTAAAACATCTTCTAACATGAACAGATGAACTTATGCAGAGGGGCACTACCTTAGAGGAGCATTGGGTTGGGAAAGAGTGGAAATTCTTGGAGGGAAGCCTTGTGTTGGTTGGAATTCTTGAAGAAGCTAGAGCTGCATGGCTGGCCATGGCTGCAACTAAAGCTATGTGACCAATTTCCTCAGTTTTATAGAGTTCAGTTCCTTTTTTTATCAGTTAATATAGTCACTGTTAAATGCTTTTTGGTTATGAAAAATTATGGTTGTAAGTGAGTTAATGGAACGTGTGGTGAGAATGGTACATGAAAGATAAATGAGATAAGATCCTGTTTGTGCTTGCTACTTCATAAGCTGAACCACAGATTGACCACCCGTTAGTTTCTTTCTGCAATGCCCTTACATTTTTCCAAAGGACAATGTGTCCCCATCTTATTGACCTTTTGTTAGCAAATTTCTGGTTGTTGGGAAATTATGGCTGATGGTGGAGAATGTTCAATTCAAGGAACAATATCTCTTTCATTTTACATTGCAGAACTAGGTTAAAGTACCCTCAAGGGATACTTTCTTGTAATTATTTGATGTGCTTGAAATGATAGTCTATATTTAATGTGCTTGAAACGATAGTCGTGAACACTCATATtagggaaggggggggggggggggggaaccaCTCTAGTAGGTTAGAATTATGCAAAAAAAGGGGGAAACAACGAATTgattataaagggaaaaaaatgaaatgaaaaatataacaaaatagaGTGGATTGATTGTAAAAGAAAGGAATTAAACATCTTTTTTTAGGAGTTTTTTCCCCCCAATGATTTGAGAGTTACACCCTTTGCAATATTGTTtaggagtaaaagaaaaaaatgaaaatgaaagaatattttactTATCGCtttttatttgcattttttcaaaatatggatAAAGTTGAGAATTCACttttatttaatcaaattaattgaTGGCTCTTCTCATTTAGGGAGGAATGTctagaagaaaacaaaataaaaaatgagtttcatTTCATCCTTCCAAACAAGAGAAGGATGACTCTCACCAATCaacattctttttcattctatttCTCCCTAATTACATCCATCAAAACAGGGATCAGTGTCACATATATACAGATCAATGTGAATATAACTATAAGTAGTTTTGCTTGCACATTGGTGCCTTTAACGTAGTCCTCTGCTAGGTGGACAGTGAAGCATTGTTTCTATAATTGGTTTGCATCAGAAATTGCTATTTTCCCCTTTCAAGAAATTATTATGATCTtccaccaaaataaataaataaaattcaggATCAATTGCCAAAGCGGCAAAAAATTTAAAGTGAAAGGTAGTAAGTTGTCTCTAATTACCATACTATAAAATGAGCCCACCCGCTTTACATAAAGCAGCATCTCAAACTTCAAAAATCTATAATTGTGCAGAAATATAATAAGCATGGATTGCAATTTGCTAATAATCCCTGCTTTTGGTGAACCGGGAATTAACTGTAAGAATTTCTAACCTGTTTATAGCGATGAATATGACATGGTAACATAGACACAAACCACCTTAGGCTGTTCTGTGTGGTACCAGCTAATGATAAATTGTGACAACGAAATGCATGATATCCAAGATTCTCTCCCTCTTGAATAGCTGACAATATTCAATCATTTTCACTTTCATGTCTTTAGCCTTTGCAATAATAACAAGCTACCAAAACATGAAAATTTAAGTTTATGACCTAAGGGGCAGGATTCTATGAATTCTCTAGCTCCTCATTCAACTCAAATTACACTAACGTAACTCAGTAGCCATTTCCGAACATGCTGGCACAGCAGAGGTAACTCCTACACTATAAATGTACAAGTTGATAGAATACCTCCTAAATGATAACTGTACAAGTTGATAGAATATCCAACGCAACACATGAGAGCTATCATCCAATCCCAGTCCCTAGTGAC
This genomic stretch from Castanea sativa cultivar Marrone di Chiusa Pesio chromosome 1, ASM4071231v1 harbors:
- the LOC142622887 gene encoding glyceraldehyde-3-phosphate dehydrogenase B, chloroplastic — protein: MASHAALASSRIPTNTRLPSKNFHSFPTQCSSKRLEVAEFSGLRSSTCLTYSKNARGASFFDVVAAQLTPKTTGSAPIRGETVAKLKVAINGFGRIGRNFLRCWHGRKNSPLDVIVVNDSGGVKNASHLLKYDSMLGTFKADVKILDNTTITVDGKPIKVVSNRDPLKLPWAELGIDIVIEGTGVFVDGPGAGKHIQAGAKKVIITAPAKGVDIPTYVVGVNEKDYSHEVANIVSNASCTTNCLAPFVKVLDEEFSIVKGTMTTTHSYTGDQRLLDASHRDLRRARAAALNIVPTSTGAAKAVSLVLPQLKGKLNGIALRVPTPNVSVVDLVINVAKKGISAEDVNGAFRKAAEGPLKGILDVCDVPLVSVDFRCTDVSSTIDSSLTMVMGDDMVKVVAWYDNEWGYSQRVVDLAHLVALRWPGSAFAGSGDPLEDFCKANPADEECKVYEA